The Ovis aries strain OAR_USU_Benz2616 breed Rambouillet chromosome 6, ARS-UI_Ramb_v3.0, whole genome shotgun sequence DNA segment ttatttatttatttttagtagtaTGAATTTAATCAGTACTttgtgaagagaaaaataaatgaaaactgaagaTTGTATGTttagttgtcttttttttcacATTGCCAAGTTTAGATTCAAAATTTCATGTGGAGCAGTCAAAAAATGTACACATATCTTTATACCATCAAAGATGTTATAGTTTCTATTGTATTTAGGGCCAGaagaatgttttgttttaatttaattgtattacaactaattttgaaaaaattgttGTTTACATTGATTTTGTGTTCAACTCTTAAGAACTttgcatttaaatttctttttaaaccaaTTAATTCTTAATGGTTTATGAAtacctctccaacatttattgtgaAAGTTTTCAAGcatacaggagacttaagactTTTCTCATCAAGATTGTTATGAATTAAACCCAATTACAACTCtagatttttcttcagttttcagaACAAACTGTccctttgcattcccaccaacaatgtacagGATTCcaattgctccacatccttgccaacaaatgttattttctattttttaataaagtcagCCAAATGGAAATAAGGTAGTCtgtgaagtttttttttgttgttgttaacaagttgtaggagttcttatatatacatatatatataattcttacaTAGTTGTATATATAGTTCTTGTATATAATTCCCTTGTCAGATGTatgattttgtaaatattttctccccattgTGTGAGTTGCCTTTCACTATTGATTATACTCACTGCATAGGAAGAtttatattaaaacttttttttctttacataggAGTTCTTAATTTTGATACAGTTGTAGGCCGATTTTTCTAGTTTTTACTCTGTTAACTGTGCTTCTGCCTGTCCTTTGATATGCTGGAAGTCATGGCATGCTGCACTGTCATGGAGCTTTCACCCTAGTTTcaccttctaagagttttataagaAGTTTTagtcttgggaattccctggcagtccactagTCAGAACTCACTGTTTTTACTGCAGGCTgtggggtttgatccccagttggggaattaagatcccacaagccaggcACAGTGGCCAAAAATAGTTTTAGGTTTAGgactttgatccattttgaactgatttttttcttttcttttttttttttttctgatttttcaaaaattgaagaATGGTTAACATGTTGTTAGTTTCACAtgtgaagtgattcagttgtacatacatattctttttcgattcttttccattgtagatCATTACAAGATACTGAGCATAGTTCTCTGTTTTTATATAGGATACAAGGCAAGGTAGGGGTTTTTAAAacacaacttttaaaaactttattgaagTTTAATTGACCTTAAAttacacacattaaaaatatacagtttGATAAGTTTAGACACATATACATCCATGAAACTCACAAATCAAGATAGTGAACACAATCAACATACTCCAGAGTTTTCTAGTGGGTTCCTTTGTAATTGCTTCTTCCAGACTTCCTGCTCCCCCATCTCGCAGCAACCACTTATCTGCTATCACTACagattaatttgcattttatggAGTTTAATATAAATGACAGTTCCAACAGCATTTAGATAAAAAACTAtttgtattataatttttctctaaTAGATAAAATATAGTCCTATGTTTGTGGCactgattttatttcagtttagAACAGCCTTTCTCAATTAGCTTTAAGTTGTATGCACTGGAGCAGTATTTCTCAGAAATTAACTTACATCAGAATCACTTAGAATATCTGTTAAACCACCCAAGAGGTTCTAATTCAGTAGATCTGGGATGAGGCtaagaattttcatttcttacaAGTTCCCAGATGATACTGACGCTACTGCTTGAAGAAACTGTATGAGACACAGTTCATCAAGAAATTTGTTGCTGATAATAAATTAACTTTCCTAAGCATGAGATGGTACTATTTAGATAACCATTCTTAGGGAAATCGAGACAATacttaattttctcttctcttattAAAATGGGGAACCCAGTTGAAAAAGACTGGTTTGGAATTATctgtgtcaaactttattttggggggctccaaaatcactgcagatggtgattgcagccatgaaattaaaagatgcttactcaaaaaaaaaaagacgcttactccttggaaggaaagttatgaccaacctaaatggcatattgaaagcagagacattactttgccaacaaagtccatctagtcaaggcaatggtttttccagtagtcatgtatggatgtgagagttgggctatgaagaaagctgagcgccaaagaattgatgcttttgaactgtggtgttggagaagactcttgagagtcccttgtacttcaaggagatccaaccagtccatcctaaaggagatcagtcctgggtgttctttgggaggactgatgttgaagctgaaactccaatacttaggccacctcatgcaaagagttgactcattggaaaagaccctaatgctgggaaggattcagggcaggaggagaaggggacgacagaagatgagatggctggatggcatcaccaactcgatggacatggatttgggtagactccgggaattggtgatggacagggaggcctggcgtgctgcgattcatggggtcgcaaagagtcggacacgactgagcaactgaactgaacgtgtgAAAATGGACATGTTGTTTAACAATCTACATATAAAATAGTTCACTATTATGTTATTTCACTGTTGTATTCATAAATACTTTTATAGTAACTGGTCGaataattttttaacagaaatgcTCAGAATCCTTACTAGTTAGGTAGGCAGCATTTTCTagataaatatttgctttataaacaTTTAGAAGCATGAATATTAagcaaaatgctttcttttttcagaaTGTTATGGAGTGATTTATTTTCCTTCgttcttcatttaaaattttttattgtagttGCTAAGTTACTGGTGTACAGTATCGTGATTTTCAAGTTTTAAAGGTTGTATTCCATTTGTAGTTATAAAAGATTGGCTATGTTACTGTTGAGTGCTTAGTTGTGcccaatgctttgcaaccccatggactttagcctgccaggctcctcagtccgtggaatttgTTGTACGATATATCCATGCagcttattttatacttaataaaTTGTACTTCTTacatccctgggcttccctggtggctcagatgatcaaGTattgtgcagtgcaggagaccaggtttaatcctgggatcaggaagataccctgcagaagggTATGACTActaattccagtattcttgcctggagaattccatggacagaggagcctactgggctacagtttatggggtcacaaagagtcagacacaactgagtaactaacccTAACACATCCCTACtcctatattgcccctcccttctctctcccactgCTAACCACTAGTGTTTACTTTTTTGTTATAggcactagtttgttttattttttagattacacatttaaatgttattatattttttgtgtgtgacataTCACttaagcataatgccctccaagtaaTTTTATACTTTCTTGAAAGTAAAGGATATTTGCTTGATGGTATCTTGTTTTTAGAGTTACACTGAAAGGAAGTTTCACATGTTACTTTGTCCCTTTAAGTTTATGTCTAGAGAAATGGATAGAAAGTTAAGTCACTAGATAAAGCTGACCAGAATATTGGCAACAGtaatgggggcaggagggaagctAAGGCAATTTGAGTTATcttaagaaatggaaagatttacttgttttaaaatatatatatttgtgtattatatatatattatttttaaaaatatatatgtatggtaGGCAGATATATAATTATTCATTTCTAAGACTTAATTATGTGATTGAGATAAAAGTCTTTTTTAGCTCCAGTAGTTTCCATATTtattcagaaaacatctactttgtcATGCAAACTGTTTTCAACTGGGGTATCTTCCGGTTTTGAATTTTAGGGCGGCAGCGATGACTCTGCGCACGGTATTGTTGTCATTACAAGCTCTGCTGGCAGCTGCAGAACCAGACGACCCACAAGATGCAGTGGTGGCGAATCAGGTAAGATGGTTTCTTTTGAAAGACTTCCTTACCTTGTGGTTTGCAATGTTAGGACATAAGCATATGTCTATTGAAACTAAATCTGGAAATGGTTTCCTTTCTTGCTGTGAGattattatattacatataataggGAAAACCtaatttagtgatttttttaacaTAGTAGTTTAATTGGGTGTATTAAATAAACCCAGTACAGTCAGTTGCTTTTTCCTAATATATTGTGCCGTTTTTAAGAATTACACAGTGAACATCCATTTATCTGCCTACTGTCTTGATTCTATGATTAACAGTTTACTTCATGTGTGTGTCCATTTGTCTTTTAATTCAGTGATGATCTTTCCCTGATGATACTGTTAATCAGTTCCAGCTGTGGCACTGAAGTGGCATGGTGAAAGTTATCTAGGACCTTGTAGTTGCCAAATGGAAtcagtatttttcagttctaatcTTTGATTTCCAAGGCAGAGGTTAGCAAATTACAACCAGACTGGTGTGTAAATAACGTTTTATTGGAACACCCCCATTTGTTTACAGCAGAAGGTGGCAGAATTGAATAATTATGACAGGGACCACATGGTCTGAAAGCCTGAATAATTATTGTAAGAAAGGTTGCCAGCTCCTACTCTAAACCATTAGGATTTATTGAGCCttgtaggggtttttttttttttaacccagaagTTTTTTTCATCCCTTGACTTCTCTTCCTATCTTTGTAGTTGTGGTTGTTCCCTCTTAGTTCCTACCATTACTCCCtcgcccccttttttttttggccatgttgccCGCCCTctaaaatcttagttccccaaccaggaatggaaccctcgcccctgcagtggaagtgtggagtcctaatcattgagctcccagggaattccctctcctCCCTTTTAAATACACTTCCTCAGTTCTTATTACatcctttcttttactttctgttttataCTCTCATTTGGATGATCATATCCACACTGATGTTGTCACCTGTATGTTGATAACAATAGTCAGGCTTGACCTTTCTCCTAAACCCAAAAACCTGTTTGGAACCAGAGAGCTCTATATGAATATCCCATGGGTACCTTAGTACAACATTCCCGTAACTGAAGGCAGACTCATAAACCCTGTGAACCTGTCCATCCTTCTATAGACAGCTTGTTTATATATCCAAGTCGCAGATATGGAGtacttctctgtgtctccttttCTCTCATATCTCAATATCTCTGTCATAATACTTCTCTAACTGCTTTAgttcacatatttaaaaattctcactTGACTGCTCTGATGGAATTTCCTACCTCAGCCTCTTCTCTTTACCTTCTACACTGATAGCAGTTAGCTTTATAAAGTTCAAATCCTATTTCATTTTACTATTAAAAACCTATTAATACCTCTGCTGTCACCTGCTTGGTAAATCCAAATTATTTAGTTTGAAAACTTCCTCCATGATTTGAACTATCTactaaattcttcagttcagttcagtcgctcagtcatgtccgactctttgcgacgccatgaacagcagcatgccaggcctccctgtccatcagtaactcccggggtccacccaaacccatgtccatcgagtcgatgatgccatccaaccatctcatcctctgttgtccccttctcctgccctcagtctctcctaggatcagggtcttttccaaagagtcagctcttcgcatcaggtgaccaaagtattggagtttcagctttagcatcattccttccaatgaacacccaggactgatctcctttaggatggactggttggatctccttgcagtccaagggactctcaagagtcttctccaacaccacagttctaaattCTTACTGTTCCTCAAACTCATGCTATTCAAGATGTTCATTCCTACATGTCATTTTACCCAGTCTGTCATGCCTCCTGCCTAAGAAAACTTTTCCTCTTGCaaacttcttcctttcctttgaaaAACTGTTCACtccttattttatgtatattcttgTTAATATGTCCTACTATTATTTGCCGTAGAGTGTTTAGAACTATGGTTTAACATGTTATATATGTCCTATTGATTTCAGTTTTGATAGAAGCATGGCTTGGGCCTCAGCTTTGATTTCCTGTTGAGTTCTGAGCCTCAGAGGTTGAGATTGGACTCAGTTTTCTTTTGACTCTGTTGGGTCTTCTCACTTATTTCCTTGTTAATAATGGTAGAAActagatttattattttaatgtatagaaataacgCAGTGTGTATAAAACATCTTAAGAAATAGTAAAgtgaatttcatattttaaatttataatttgctTTATTAAGTAATGGTATTCTCAGAATACTTGAGAATAAATTTACCTCTTCCAATGCATATGAAgaatcttacattttaaaaagtgctctGTCGTGAGTTCATAATCACCTTAAAACATGTGCTATAAGTTAGGACTGCACATGGGGTTTCCTTAAATCACTACAGTAATACAACTCTTAACAAAACAGCCAACTCTGTATTCTAGCCCAAGCTGTGATTAATACAAAAATTGGTCACATTTATTAGTTACTTACTGTCCACTTAATTTTAGAAGCTAGTAATTCTGTTTATCTGTGTAATGTTTCCCACTGCATGATGATTAGAGGCATCTCTAATAACTCTGTTTATTGTTAGTTTTCTACTACTTTGTCGAAATTGGAGATTaaagttgataaatatttatctttgtttttctttcatcagtgcaaCTTGTGAATTGCAAGTTCACATTAAACAGTCTTTCCTTCAGTGACATAGTTTGCTGTGGAAAGTGAATcagtcacatttaaaaaatctaatctatatttatttagaaaaatcagGTTTTTAGGCAATTAAGAGATGAGTTCCTATTTTGAATACTATAACTGCATTGTCATATCAAACAATTTTTCCTCCATATAGTACAAACAAAATCCTGAAATGTTCAAACAGACAGCTCGACTTTGGGCACATGTGTATGCTGGAGCACCAGTTTCTAGTCCAGAGTAcaccaaaaaaatagaaaacctatGTGCTATGGGCTTTGATAGGGTAAGTACATACAGGcatgttgatttttatttatttgttaaattattgTTGCAAATCCTTGGCTGACAAAAGTGGTTCAGTGGTACTCTGAATCTAATTTTGATAAGCAAACTTTGTTATTAAaactagtaatttttttttttaaactttggctGGTTCCAGtcattgattttttattttaaaaaataattttatttgcttatttttggctgtgctgggtctccactgTTGCTTGGGCTTTTGCTCTAGTTATGGCGAGCTGGGGCCactccctagttgtggcatgcgggctgcttattgtgatggcttctcttgttgcggcacATGTCGTTGTGACTCCTGagttctagagcacaggttcagtaatggtggcacgtgggctcaattgcttcactgcatgtgggatcttccccgaccaggaatcaaacctgtgtcttctgcattggcaggcggattctttacttctgagccaccaaagaagctcTAGCCATTGGTTTTAGAGTTTTTAATGCACTACAAGTGCAGGgtaacttaaaaatgaaaaa contains these protein-coding regions:
- the UBE2K gene encoding ubiquitin-conjugating enzyme E2 K isoform X2, which encodes MANIAVQRIKREFKEVLKSEEVRFITKIWHPNISSVTGAICLDILKDQWAAAMTLRTVLLSLQALLAAAEPDDPQDAVVANQYKQNPEMFKQTARLWAHVYAGAPVSSPEYTKKIENLCAMGFDRNAVIVALSSKSWDVETATELLLSN
- the UBE2K gene encoding ubiquitin-conjugating enzyme E2 K isoform X3; translated protein: MTLRTVLLSLQALLAAAEPDDPQDAVVANQYKQNPEMFKQTARLWAHVYAGAPVSSPEYTKKIENLCAMGFDRNAVIVALSSKSWDVETATELLLSN